The Nocardioides humi genome includes a region encoding these proteins:
- the metH gene encoding methionine synthase, with product MAQDRPHDVAWQPDATAELTRLMGERIVILDGAMGTAIQRDRPDEAGYRGERFADWESDLIGNNDLLSITQPDIIGGIHREYLQAGADIIETNTFSSNAIALADYGMEELAYELSLESARLARGVADEVAAETGRARYVAGAIGPTTRTASISPDVNDPGARNVSYEQLAEAYLTSARGLVDGGADLLMIETIFDTLNAKAAIFAVETLFEETGRRWPVIISGTITDASGRTLSGQVTEAFWDSIRHARPLAVGLNCALGAAEMRPYVAELSRLADSFVSVYPNAGLPNAFGEYDEAPADTAKVLIEFADAGFLNIVGGCCGTTPDHIAEIARVMDGRAVRRPVEVEPAMRLSGLEPFTVTDDTLFVNVGERTNITGSARFRNLIKDGDYDTALSVAAQQVEAGAQVIDVNMDEGMIDGVAAMDRFLKLIASEPDISRVPLMIDSSKWEVIEAGLRCVQGKPIVNSISMKEGEEKFVEQARLCKKYGAAAVVMAFDEDGQADNLERRKQICERAYRILVDEVDFPPEDIIFDPNVFAVATGIEEHATYGVDFIEGTRWIKQNLPGAKVSGGISNVSFSFRGNNPVREAIHAVFLFHAIEAGLDMGIVNAGALVPYDTIDPELRDAIEDVVLNRTDDSLAATERLLELAEAHRGSGEKVEAAEEEWRALPVGERITHALVKGIDGFVEADTEELRQEIAARGGRPIEVIEGPLMDGMNVVGDLFGAGKMFLPQVVKSARVMKKAVAYLIPFIEEEKASNPELASQKDTNGTIVLATVKGDVHDIGKNIVGVVLSCNNYEVIDLGVMVPAQKILDTAKEVGADIIGLSGLITPSLDEMVGFASEMQRLGLEIPLLIGGATTSRAHTAVKIDRKYDGPVVWVKDASRSVPTAAALLDDRQRPALLESTKADYDSLRARHSQKSERPQLSFAAAQDNKSPISWDGYAPPQPRTPGVQVLADYDLTELREFIDWQPFFNAWEMKGKFPDILNSPTHGETARKLYDDAQAMLDKLVADKWLTANGVYGLFPAASTGEDVLVYADESRSAVRATLHQLRQQGQHRAGVPNRSLADYVAPIGADLATGGGDWVGAFAVTAGLGTTERIMAFKEELDDYSAILLEALADRLAEAFAERLHQRVRTEFWAHVPEEQLSNEDLIAEKYTGIRPAPGYPACPDHTEKRTIWELLDVQANTGIELTESMAMWPGASVSGIYYSHPEAQYFVVGRLGRDQIEDYAARKGWTVAETERWLSPNLGYDPDD from the coding sequence ATGGCTCAGGACAGGCCACACGACGTGGCGTGGCAGCCCGACGCGACCGCCGAGCTCACGCGGCTGATGGGCGAGCGCATCGTCATCCTCGACGGCGCCATGGGCACCGCCATCCAGCGCGACCGGCCCGACGAGGCCGGCTACCGCGGCGAGCGGTTCGCCGACTGGGAGTCCGATCTGATCGGCAACAACGACCTGCTCTCGATCACCCAGCCCGACATCATCGGCGGCATCCACCGCGAGTACCTCCAGGCCGGCGCCGACATCATCGAGACCAACACGTTCAGCTCCAACGCGATCGCGCTGGCCGACTACGGCATGGAGGAGCTCGCCTACGAGCTCAGCCTCGAGTCGGCGCGGCTGGCCCGTGGCGTCGCCGACGAGGTCGCGGCCGAGACGGGCCGCGCGCGGTACGTCGCCGGCGCGATCGGCCCCACCACGCGCACCGCGTCCATCAGCCCCGACGTCAACGACCCCGGCGCCCGCAACGTCTCCTACGAGCAGCTCGCCGAGGCCTACCTCACGTCCGCGCGCGGCCTCGTCGACGGCGGCGCCGACCTGCTGATGATCGAGACCATCTTCGACACCCTCAACGCCAAGGCCGCGATCTTCGCCGTCGAGACGCTCTTCGAGGAGACCGGCCGGCGCTGGCCGGTCATCATCTCCGGCACGATCACCGACGCGTCCGGCCGCACCCTGTCCGGCCAGGTCACCGAGGCGTTCTGGGACTCCATCCGCCACGCCCGCCCGCTCGCGGTCGGCCTCAACTGCGCCCTCGGCGCCGCGGAGATGCGCCCCTACGTCGCCGAGCTCTCCCGGCTGGCCGACTCCTTCGTCTCGGTCTACCCCAACGCCGGCCTGCCCAACGCGTTCGGCGAGTACGACGAGGCGCCGGCCGACACCGCGAAGGTCCTCATCGAGTTCGCCGACGCGGGCTTCCTCAACATCGTGGGCGGCTGCTGCGGTACCACGCCGGATCACATCGCCGAGATCGCCCGGGTGATGGACGGCCGCGCCGTCCGCCGGCCGGTCGAGGTCGAGCCCGCCATGCGGCTCTCCGGCCTGGAGCCGTTCACCGTCACCGACGACACCCTGTTCGTCAACGTCGGCGAGCGCACCAACATCACCGGCTCGGCCCGGTTCCGCAACCTGATCAAGGACGGCGACTACGACACCGCCCTGTCCGTCGCCGCGCAGCAGGTCGAGGCCGGCGCCCAGGTCATCGACGTCAACATGGACGAGGGCATGATCGACGGCGTCGCCGCGATGGACCGCTTCCTCAAGCTGATCGCGAGCGAGCCCGACATCAGCCGGGTGCCGCTGATGATCGACTCCTCCAAGTGGGAGGTCATCGAGGCGGGCCTGCGCTGCGTGCAGGGCAAGCCGATCGTCAACTCGATCTCCATGAAGGAGGGCGAGGAGAAGTTCGTCGAGCAGGCCCGGCTGTGCAAGAAGTACGGCGCCGCCGCGGTCGTGATGGCCTTCGACGAGGACGGCCAGGCCGACAACCTCGAGCGCCGCAAGCAGATCTGCGAGCGCGCCTACCGGATCCTGGTCGACGAGGTGGACTTCCCGCCCGAGGACATCATCTTCGACCCCAACGTCTTCGCGGTCGCCACCGGCATCGAGGAGCACGCGACGTACGGCGTGGACTTCATCGAGGGCACCCGCTGGATCAAGCAGAACCTCCCCGGCGCCAAGGTCTCCGGCGGCATCTCCAATGTGAGCTTCAGCTTCCGGGGCAACAACCCGGTGCGCGAGGCGATCCACGCGGTCTTCCTGTTCCACGCCATCGAGGCGGGACTCGACATGGGCATCGTGAACGCGGGTGCCCTGGTGCCGTACGACACGATCGACCCCGAGCTGCGCGACGCGATCGAGGACGTCGTCCTCAACCGCACCGACGACTCGCTGGCCGCCACCGAGCGGCTGCTCGAGCTCGCCGAGGCCCACCGGGGGAGCGGCGAGAAGGTCGAGGCGGCCGAGGAGGAGTGGCGCGCGCTGCCGGTCGGCGAGCGGATCACGCACGCCCTGGTGAAGGGCATCGACGGGTTCGTGGAGGCCGACACCGAGGAGCTGCGCCAGGAGATCGCCGCGCGCGGCGGCCGCCCGATCGAGGTGATCGAGGGCCCGCTGATGGACGGCATGAACGTCGTCGGCGACCTCTTCGGCGCCGGCAAGATGTTCCTCCCGCAGGTGGTGAAGTCCGCCCGCGTGATGAAGAAGGCCGTGGCCTACCTCATCCCGTTCATCGAGGAGGAGAAGGCCAGCAACCCCGAGCTGGCGAGCCAGAAGGACACCAACGGCACCATCGTCCTCGCCACGGTCAAGGGCGACGTCCACGACATCGGCAAGAACATCGTCGGCGTCGTGCTGTCCTGCAACAACTACGAGGTGATCGACCTCGGCGTGATGGTGCCGGCGCAGAAGATCCTCGACACGGCCAAGGAGGTCGGCGCCGACATCATCGGCCTGTCCGGCCTGATCACGCCCAGCCTCGACGAGATGGTCGGCTTCGCCTCCGAGATGCAGCGCCTCGGGCTCGAGATCCCGCTGCTGATCGGCGGCGCCACCACCTCCCGCGCCCACACGGCGGTCAAGATCGACCGGAAGTACGACGGCCCGGTGGTCTGGGTGAAGGACGCGTCCCGCTCGGTGCCGACCGCCGCCGCGCTGCTCGACGACCGCCAGCGTCCCGCCCTGCTGGAGTCGACGAAGGCCGACTACGACTCGCTGCGCGCCCGGCACTCCCAGAAGTCCGAGCGCCCGCAGCTGTCCTTCGCCGCCGCGCAGGACAACAAGTCGCCGATCTCGTGGGACGGCTACGCGCCGCCGCAGCCGCGCACCCCCGGCGTCCAGGTCCTCGCCGACTACGACCTCACCGAGCTGCGCGAGTTCATCGACTGGCAGCCGTTCTTCAACGCGTGGGAGATGAAGGGCAAGTTCCCCGACATCCTCAACAGCCCGACGCACGGCGAGACCGCCCGCAAGCTGTACGACGACGCGCAGGCCATGCTCGACAAGCTGGTCGCCGACAAGTGGCTCACCGCCAACGGCGTCTACGGCCTGTTCCCGGCCGCGAGCACCGGCGAGGACGTCCTCGTGTACGCCGACGAGTCGCGCTCCGCCGTACGCGCCACGCTGCACCAGCTGCGCCAGCAGGGCCAGCACCGTGCGGGCGTGCCCAACCGCTCGCTCGCCGACTACGTCGCGCCCATCGGCGCGGACCTCGCGACCGGTGGCGGCGACTGGGTGGGCGCGTTCGCGGTGACCGCCGGTCTCGGCACGACCGAGCGGATCATGGCGTTCAAGGAGGAGCTCGACGACTACTCCGCGATCCTGCTCGAGGCGCTGGCCGACCGGCTCGCCGAGGCCTTCGCCGAGCGGCTGCACCAGCGGGTGCGCACCGAGTTCTGGGCGCACGTCCCCGAGGAGCAGCTGTCCAACGAGGACCTGATCGCGGAGAAGTACACCGGCATCCGGCCCGCCCCCGGCTATCCCGCCTGCCCCGACCACACCGAGAAGCGCACCATCTGGGAGCTCCTCGACGTCCAGGCGAACACCGGCATCGAGCTCACCGAGTCGATGGCCATGTGGCCCGGCGCGTCCGTCTCCGGCATCTACTACAGCCACCCCGAGGCGCAGTACTTCGTCGTCGGGCGGCTCGGCCGCGACCAGATCGAGGACTACGCCGCCCGGAAGGGCTGGACCGTCGCCGAGACGGAGCGGTGGCTGTCCCCGAACCTCGGCTACGACCCGGACGACTGA
- a CDS encoding PAC2 family protein — MEIETVPELVRPVVIAAFEGWNDAAESATAVVDHLTKVWDATVVAAIDPEEYYDFQVNRPTVGIDENGFRKLTWPSTHVAVASPPGLDRDVVLVRGIEPNMRWRQFTAELLATIDDLGAELFVTLGALLSDSPHTRPIPVSGSTTEADLMDRLVLEQSTYEGPTGIVGVLQDACSRVDIPAVSYWAAVPHYVAQPPCPKATLALLTRLEDLLEASIPLGDLPDEARAWERGVDELAEEDEDIADYVRSLEESRDTADLPEASGEAIAREFERYLKRRGEDT, encoded by the coding sequence ATGGAGATCGAGACGGTCCCCGAGCTGGTCCGGCCCGTGGTGATCGCTGCGTTCGAGGGCTGGAACGACGCCGCCGAGTCGGCGACCGCGGTCGTGGACCACCTGACGAAGGTGTGGGACGCCACCGTGGTCGCGGCGATCGACCCCGAGGAGTACTACGACTTCCAGGTCAACCGCCCGACGGTGGGCATCGACGAGAACGGGTTCCGCAAGCTCACCTGGCCGAGCACGCACGTCGCCGTCGCCTCTCCCCCGGGACTGGACCGCGACGTCGTGCTGGTGCGCGGCATCGAGCCCAACATGCGGTGGCGGCAGTTCACCGCCGAGCTGCTGGCGACGATCGACGACCTCGGCGCCGAGCTGTTCGTCACCCTGGGCGCGCTGCTCTCCGACAGCCCCCACACGCGACCGATCCCAGTGTCCGGCTCCACCACGGAGGCCGACCTGATGGACCGGCTGGTGCTGGAGCAGTCGACGTACGAGGGCCCGACCGGCATCGTCGGCGTCCTGCAGGACGCGTGCAGCCGGGTCGACATCCCGGCCGTGTCGTACTGGGCCGCCGTCCCCCACTACGTCGCGCAGCCCCCGTGCCCCAAGGCCACCCTCGCCCTGCTCACCCGGCTCGAGGACCTGCTCGAGGCGTCGATCCCCCTCGGCGACCTCCCCGACGAGGCCCGCGCCTGGGAGCGCGGGGTGGACGAGCTCGCCGAGGAGGACGAGGACATCGCCGACTACGTGCGCTCGCTGGAGGAGTCGCGCGACACCGCCGACCTGCCCGAGGCCTCCGGCGAGGCGATCGCCCGGGAGTTCGAGCGGTACCTCAAGCGGCGCGGCGAGGACACCTGA
- the mshC gene encoding cysteine--1-D-myo-inosityl 2-amino-2-deoxy-alpha-D-glucopyranoside ligase, with protein MRAWNAPGLPVLPVSGPPVVLHDTASGGRVASRPEGTARLYVCGITPYDATHIGHANTYVAFDLLNRAWRNAGHDVRYVQNVTDVDDPLLERAAKVGVDWVELAERETELFRKDMEALRVLPPVEYVGAVESIPLVIELIERLEAAGSIYRVEQDLYFSVAADPAFGEESNYDRETMLRLFGERGGDPDRAGKKDPLDCVVWRGERDGEPSWESPFGPGRPGWHIECAAIALTHLGGAFEVQAGGSDLVFPHHEMCAGHVQVATGEPFAQAYAHAGMVAYDGEKMSKSLGNLVFVSALRNSDIDPMAIRLALLRHHYRTDWEWTDAHLWQAVDDVADWRRALALGAGAPAGPVVEEVLAALADDLDAPRATAAVDAWVRATLGTDGLADTSDDHAAVTLLPVLDAALGLAL; from the coding sequence ATGCGCGCATGGAACGCACCGGGCCTCCCGGTGCTCCCGGTCTCCGGCCCCCCGGTCGTCCTCCACGACACCGCCTCCGGCGGCAGGGTCGCGAGCCGTCCGGAAGGCACTGCGCGCCTCTACGTCTGCGGCATCACGCCGTACGACGCCACGCACATCGGCCACGCCAACACCTATGTCGCCTTCGACCTGCTCAACCGCGCGTGGCGCAACGCGGGCCACGACGTCCGCTACGTCCAGAACGTCACCGACGTCGACGACCCGCTGCTGGAGCGCGCCGCCAAGGTCGGCGTCGACTGGGTGGAGCTCGCCGAGCGCGAGACCGAGCTGTTCCGCAAGGACATGGAGGCGCTGCGGGTCCTCCCGCCGGTCGAGTACGTCGGCGCAGTCGAGTCGATCCCGCTGGTGATCGAGCTCATCGAGCGCCTCGAGGCCGCCGGCTCGATCTACCGGGTCGAGCAGGACCTCTACTTCTCGGTCGCGGCCGACCCCGCCTTCGGCGAGGAGTCCAACTACGACCGCGAGACGATGCTCCGGCTGTTCGGCGAGCGCGGCGGCGACCCGGACCGCGCCGGCAAGAAGGACCCGCTCGACTGCGTCGTCTGGCGTGGCGAGCGCGACGGCGAGCCCTCCTGGGAGAGCCCGTTCGGCCCTGGCCGCCCCGGCTGGCACATCGAGTGCGCCGCGATCGCGCTGACCCACCTCGGCGGCGCCTTCGAGGTCCAGGCCGGCGGCAGCGACCTGGTCTTCCCGCACCACGAGATGTGCGCCGGCCACGTCCAGGTCGCCACGGGCGAGCCCTTCGCGCAGGCCTACGCCCACGCCGGCATGGTCGCCTACGACGGTGAGAAGATGTCGAAGTCCCTGGGCAACCTGGTCTTCGTCTCCGCCCTGCGCAACAGCGACATCGACCCGATGGCGATCCGGCTCGCCCTGCTCCGCCACCACTACCGCACCGACTGGGAGTGGACCGACGCCCACCTGTGGCAGGCGGTCGACGACGTCGCCGACTGGCGCCGTGCACTCGCCCTCGGCGCCGGCGCCCCGGCCGGCCCCGTGGTCGAGGAGGTCCTCGCGGCCCTCGCCGACGACCTCGACGCCCCCCGCGCCACCGCCGCCGTCGACGCCTGGGTCCGCGCCACGCTCGGCACCGACGGCCTCGCCGACACCAGCGACGACCACGCCGCGGTCACGCTGCTGCCGGTGCTGGACGCCGCGCTGGGGCTGGCGCTCTAG
- a CDS encoding SCO1664 family protein produces the protein MSLEIKGRIMPASNATFLAELDGREVVYKPVAGERPLWDFPDGTLADREVSAYLVSEATGWDLVPRTWWGDGPHGPGMVQEWQEVDPEDEAVTLVRTGDAPAGWLEVVEGLDERDHPVVLVHEDSLALRRIAVYDVLVNNADRKGGHVLAMPGGHRYGVDHGVAFHHEAKLRTVLWGWAGSPLTTEEVEVVSAVLSAVRGELGERLTTHLAEHEIRALERRTERLLAAGELPGPSGGWPPIPWPPF, from the coding sequence GTGAGCCTGGAGATCAAGGGCCGGATCATGCCCGCGTCCAACGCGACCTTCCTCGCCGAGCTCGACGGGCGCGAGGTCGTCTACAAGCCGGTGGCGGGGGAGCGGCCGCTGTGGGACTTCCCCGACGGCACCCTCGCCGACCGCGAGGTCAGCGCCTACCTGGTCTCCGAGGCGACCGGCTGGGACCTGGTGCCGCGCACCTGGTGGGGCGACGGTCCCCACGGCCCCGGCATGGTCCAGGAGTGGCAGGAGGTCGACCCCGAGGACGAGGCGGTCACCCTGGTCCGCACCGGCGACGCCCCCGCGGGCTGGCTGGAGGTCGTCGAGGGTCTCGACGAGCGCGACCACCCGGTCGTCCTGGTCCACGAGGACTCCCTCGCGCTGCGCCGGATCGCGGTCTACGACGTGCTGGTCAACAACGCCGACCGCAAGGGCGGCCACGTGCTCGCCATGCCCGGCGGCCACCGGTACGGCGTCGACCACGGCGTCGCGTTCCACCACGAGGCCAAGCTCCGCACCGTCCTGTGGGGCTGGGCCGGCAGCCCGCTGACGACGGAGGAGGTCGAGGTCGTCTCCGCCGTGCTGTCCGCGGTCCGCGGCGAGCTCGGCGAGCGGCTGACCACCCATCTCGCCGAGCACGAGATCCGGGCGCTGGAGCGCCGTACCGAACGGCTGCTGGCCGCCGGCGAGCTCCCCGGGCCGTCGGGCGGGTGGCCGCCCATCCCGTGGCCGCCGTTCTGA
- a CDS encoding DUF3090 domain-containing protein, whose amino-acid sequence MPIVHGFDPPERFVAGTVGEPGSRTFFLQARAGSRIVSVALEKQQVTALAERIDELLDEVIADGRARGVVPAMAPFGMTDDQPLELPIEEEFRAGTMTLSWDPDDERVVVEVFPVGEEPVELTDGEDPAELLLVRLEPGQARAFVRRAEHVVGAGRPSCPFCGQPIDPDGHLCVRANGFRRRDP is encoded by the coding sequence ATGCCGATCGTCCACGGATTCGACCCGCCCGAGCGCTTCGTCGCCGGCACCGTCGGCGAGCCCGGCAGCCGTACCTTCTTCCTCCAGGCCCGGGCCGGCTCCCGGATCGTCTCGGTCGCCCTGGAGAAGCAGCAGGTCACCGCGCTGGCTGAGCGCATCGACGAACTGCTCGACGAGGTGATCGCCGACGGGCGCGCCCGCGGCGTCGTACCGGCGATGGCGCCGTTCGGGATGACCGACGACCAGCCGCTGGAGCTGCCCATCGAGGAGGAGTTCCGCGCCGGGACCATGACCCTGTCGTGGGACCCCGACGACGAGCGGGTGGTCGTGGAGGTGTTCCCCGTCGGCGAGGAGCCGGTGGAGCTGACCGACGGCGAGGACCCGGCCGAGCTGCTCCTGGTCCGCCTCGAGCCCGGCCAGGCCCGGGCATTCGTACGCCGCGCCGAGCACGTCGTCGGCGCCGGCCGGCCGAGCTGCCCGTTCTGCGGCCAGCCGATCGACCCCGACGGCCACCTGTGCGTGCGCGCCAACGGGTTCCGCCGCCGCGACCCGTGA
- a CDS encoding histidine phosphatase family protein — translation MATLLLVRHGRTTANASGLLAGRTPGVRLDELGTQQAARAATRIATLPVAALVTSPQERCRQTAKAVAEGQRDAGHPATKAVTERALAECDYGEWQGRPIKELLREPLWKTVQRQPSAAVFPGGESMVAMQHRAVAAVRRLDAAVTREHGPDAVWVAVSHGDIIKSVLADALGMHLDLFQRISVDPASVSIIRYAPDRPYVLASNTHDGDLSWLAPKPGRRRRTRGEGAVVGGGAGPA, via the coding sequence ATGGCCACTCTGCTGCTGGTCCGCCACGGCCGGACCACCGCGAACGCCTCCGGCCTGCTCGCCGGCCGCACCCCCGGCGTCCGGCTCGACGAGCTCGGCACCCAGCAGGCGGCGCGGGCCGCGACGCGGATCGCCACCCTCCCGGTCGCCGCGCTCGTCACCAGCCCTCAGGAGCGCTGTCGCCAGACCGCGAAGGCGGTCGCCGAGGGCCAGCGGGACGCCGGGCACCCGGCGACGAAGGCGGTCACCGAGCGGGCCCTCGCCGAGTGCGACTACGGCGAGTGGCAGGGCCGGCCGATCAAGGAGCTGCTCCGCGAGCCGCTGTGGAAGACGGTCCAGCGGCAGCCGTCCGCGGCGGTGTTCCCCGGCGGCGAGTCGATGGTCGCGATGCAGCACCGCGCCGTGGCCGCCGTACGACGCCTCGACGCGGCGGTCACCCGCGAGCACGGCCCCGACGCCGTGTGGGTGGCGGTCAGCCACGGCGACATCATCAAGTCGGTGTTGGCCGACGCGCTGGGCATGCACCTCGACCTGTTCCAGCGGATCAGCGTCGACCCGGCGTCGGTGTCGATCATCCGGTACGCCCCCGACCGGCCCTACGTGCTCGCCAGCAACACGCACGACGGCGACCTCTCCTGGCTCGCCCCGAAGCCCGGCCGCCGGCGGCGGACCCGCGGCGAGGGCGCCGTGGTCGGTGGTGGCGCCGGGCCGGCCTGA
- a CDS encoding undecaprenyl-diphosphate phosphatase: MADFLQAVFLGVLQGLTEFLPISSSAHLRIFPELFGWGDPGAAFTAVIQIGTELAVLVYFRKDIWRIARAWVLSLFKPEYRGALDARLGWYIIVGSLPIVILGVLLKDVIERDFRNLWIIGCTLIVLGLVLGLADRVGKNERAIKQMTLRDAALMGGAQALALVPGVSRSGATLSMGRFLGYEREAATRFAFLLAIPAVVGAGLFELKEIANVGKAHPGEADYGWGPTITATVVSFVVGYAAIAWLLRWVSTRSYTPFVVYRVLLGGAVLVLLGAGVLSS; encoded by the coding sequence GTGGCGGACTTCCTGCAGGCGGTGTTCCTCGGCGTGCTCCAGGGGCTGACCGAGTTCCTGCCGATCTCGAGCAGCGCGCACCTGCGGATCTTCCCGGAGCTGTTCGGCTGGGGTGACCCGGGCGCCGCCTTCACCGCGGTGATCCAGATCGGCACCGAGCTGGCGGTGCTCGTCTACTTCCGCAAGGACATCTGGCGGATCGCCCGGGCGTGGGTGCTGTCGCTGTTCAAGCCGGAGTACCGCGGCGCCCTCGACGCCCGGCTGGGCTGGTACATCATCGTCGGCTCGCTGCCGATCGTGATCCTCGGCGTGCTCCTCAAGGACGTCATCGAGCGCGACTTCCGCAACCTGTGGATCATCGGCTGCACCCTCATCGTGCTCGGCCTGGTCCTCGGGCTCGCCGACCGGGTCGGGAAGAACGAGCGCGCGATCAAGCAGATGACGCTGCGCGACGCGGCCCTGATGGGCGGCGCCCAGGCCCTCGCCCTCGTGCCCGGTGTCTCACGCTCCGGCGCGACCCTGTCGATGGGCCGCTTCCTCGGCTACGAGCGCGAGGCGGCCACCCGGTTCGCCTTCCTGCTCGCCATCCCCGCCGTGGTCGGCGCCGGGCTCTTCGAGCTCAAGGAGATCGCGAACGTCGGCAAGGCCCACCCCGGCGAGGCCGACTACGGCTGGGGTCCGACCATCACCGCCACGGTCGTCTCCTTCGTCGTCGGGTACGCCGCCATCGCCTGGCTGCTGCGCTGGGTCAGCACCCGCTCGTACACGCCGTTCGTCGTCTACCGGGTGCTGCTCGGCGGGGCCGTGCTGGTCCTGCTCGGCGCGGGAGTGCTGAGCTCGTGA